The Verrucomicrobium spinosum DSM 4136 = JCM 18804 genome includes a region encoding these proteins:
- a CDS encoding protein kinase domain-containing protein translates to MSQNRYEVLGKIADGGLGSVFKAYDRNLRREVALKRVRAESAEEADRQAEQLFEEARTLSTLQHPHIVTIFDVGKDEEGAYIVMELLKGETLEDIIERGALNEGDFRQLVSQSLEGMIAAHATGLIHLDIKPQNFMVIWLPSGKFQIKILDFGLSKIAHQPMVQETDAEGAILGSIFFMAPEQFERSPVDVRTDLYSLGCVYYFSLTQQYPFQGETAPEVMASHLYHSFIPLAQLRPDLPVDLCRWVEWLMSRSPERRPASMDNAFEWFQAGQAPLTPEEEDAIARRPPPPDILTAPPAVPNFSGTASQALRRSAPRFTRPGSVTQALGSKPVPKPLAKPVNIAAAAAPRHLQHRKALPKWFTAGVPATLAIGAVLYFGTQYALRVVGENRFEALAHMSKPTGSAKDVNLLLGFLEDPRNSDAAAEVLSKFEEKEITNKLIRQHISRTREPWARKNIAVLAGTRGIADAVEPLLRHLARATEREVRIATWNALGRVATPAEVPFMLEEVSGSDADELRAAEGALVNAARKEPEAERRSLPVLQSYRANSGTDDVQAMLLRTLGRLGGSNALDDMRKALEDGNAKLRTASALALGEWPNAEPVAALEAFIAREKDSLVRTNAVNSLGILAPLSGNIPQEEIAVVLAKAFDATRDGREQGAILGAIARVADPAAVNFFRDLGNREPRRKLVADSAIRTVNQALDRMIPVTAESTTLESAKAELPPGPLTVADGAIVNWINTGDQVNWLVKIEQPGEYELQINQFFDKASPGRYRATLGKESFLKTVDKTSSTEFKTVTVGKARFEKPGLYRIWIRPQYIADGEYLMKLKDATLTRVGS, encoded by the coding sequence ATGAGTCAAAACCGCTACGAAGTCCTGGGAAAAATTGCCGATGGCGGCCTGGGAAGTGTCTTCAAAGCGTACGACCGGAATCTGCGGCGGGAAGTGGCGCTAAAACGGGTGCGCGCGGAGTCGGCTGAAGAGGCCGACCGGCAGGCAGAGCAGCTCTTTGAAGAGGCGAGAACGCTCTCCACCCTACAGCATCCGCACATCGTCACCATCTTCGATGTCGGCAAGGATGAAGAAGGTGCCTACATCGTGATGGAATTGCTCAAGGGAGAGACCCTTGAGGACATCATTGAGCGGGGAGCCCTGAACGAAGGGGACTTCCGACAGCTCGTGAGTCAGTCGTTGGAAGGGATGATCGCCGCCCATGCCACAGGGCTGATCCACCTCGACATCAAACCGCAGAACTTCATGGTGATCTGGCTGCCCAGCGGCAAGTTCCAGATCAAGATTCTCGACTTCGGCCTTTCCAAGATCGCGCACCAGCCCATGGTACAGGAGACCGATGCGGAAGGAGCCATCTTGGGCAGCATCTTCTTCATGGCACCGGAGCAGTTCGAGCGCTCCCCGGTGGATGTGCGCACGGACCTGTATTCATTGGGATGCGTCTATTATTTCTCCCTCACGCAGCAGTACCCTTTTCAGGGCGAGACCGCACCGGAGGTGATGGCGAGCCACCTGTACCACAGCTTCATCCCACTGGCTCAGCTGCGCCCTGATCTGCCAGTGGATCTCTGCCGCTGGGTGGAGTGGCTCATGAGCCGCTCCCCTGAGCGGCGGCCCGCCTCGATGGACAATGCCTTTGAGTGGTTCCAGGCAGGCCAGGCCCCGTTGACCCCAGAGGAAGAGGATGCCATTGCCCGTCGCCCTCCTCCGCCAGACATCCTCACCGCTCCGCCCGCCGTACCCAACTTCAGCGGCACAGCCAGTCAGGCTCTGCGCCGGAGCGCGCCCAGATTCACCCGTCCAGGCAGCGTCACTCAGGCCCTCGGCTCCAAGCCAGTGCCCAAGCCCCTGGCCAAGCCCGTCAACATTGCCGCCGCGGCGGCCCCCAGGCACCTCCAGCACAGGAAGGCACTGCCGAAGTGGTTCACAGCTGGAGTACCTGCCACCCTCGCCATCGGAGCGGTCCTTTACTTCGGCACGCAGTACGCACTCCGGGTAGTGGGAGAGAACCGCTTCGAGGCGCTGGCTCACATGAGCAAACCCACCGGATCGGCCAAGGACGTAAACCTGCTGCTGGGCTTCCTGGAAGACCCCCGCAACAGCGACGCCGCTGCCGAAGTGCTGAGCAAGTTCGAGGAAAAGGAAATCACCAACAAGCTCATCCGCCAGCACATCTCCCGCACCAGAGAGCCTTGGGCGAGGAAGAACATCGCCGTGCTGGCCGGCACTCGGGGCATTGCCGATGCGGTCGAGCCCCTCCTGCGGCACCTGGCTCGCGCCACCGAGCGGGAGGTGCGGATCGCCACCTGGAATGCCCTGGGCCGCGTGGCCACACCAGCGGAAGTTCCCTTCATGCTGGAGGAAGTCTCTGGCTCAGATGCCGACGAACTCCGGGCGGCTGAAGGCGCGCTGGTGAACGCTGCACGCAAGGAGCCTGAAGCCGAGCGCCGCAGCCTGCCTGTCCTGCAAAGCTATCGCGCCAACTCGGGTACTGATGATGTCCAGGCGATGCTGCTACGCACGCTTGGCCGCCTCGGCGGTTCCAACGCCCTGGATGACATGAGGAAGGCACTGGAGGATGGCAACGCCAAGCTCCGCACTGCCTCTGCACTCGCCCTCGGAGAGTGGCCCAATGCTGAGCCCGTAGCCGCTTTGGAAGCCTTCATCGCACGTGAGAAAGACTCGCTCGTGCGGACCAATGCGGTGAACAGCCTGGGCATTCTGGCTCCCCTGTCCGGCAACATTCCCCAGGAGGAAATCGCCGTGGTGCTTGCCAAAGCATTCGACGCCACCCGTGATGGTCGTGAGCAAGGTGCCATCCTGGGGGCCATCGCCCGGGTGGCGGATCCTGCTGCGGTTAATTTTTTCCGCGATCTTGGCAATCGCGAACCCCGCCGCAAACTAGTGGCAGACAGTGCCATCCGCACGGTCAATCAGGCCCTTGACCGTATGATTCCGGTGACGGCAGAATCGACCACCCTGGAGTCCGCCAAGGCGGAGCTTCCGCCCGGGCCACTCACCGTGGCAGACGGCGCGATCGTCAACTGGATCAACACTGGGGATCAGGTCAACTGGCTCGTGAAAATCGAGCAGCCCGGTGAGTACGAACTGCAAATCAACCAGTTTTTCGACAAGGCCAGCCCGGGACGTTACCGTGCCACTTTGGGCAAAGAATCCTTCCTGAAGACCGTGGACAAGACCTCCAGCACGGAGTTTAAGACCGTAACTGTAGGGAAGGCCCGTTTTGAGAAGCCCGGCCTCTACCGCATCTGGATCCGCCCGCAATACATCGCGGATGGGGAATACCTCATGAAGCTCAAAGATGCCACCTTGACCCGGGTGGGAAGCTGA
- a CDS encoding response regulator, producing MSASPIPGQSRALVVDDEVQLRRLLRLALESKGYEVFEAGTGSLGLSEAAFRHPDVILLDLGLPDMDGLEVLKRLREWTETPVLVLSVRDQEAIKVAALENGADDYVTKPFSTAELAARLGAIQRRRKTPEEPSLELGKLFLDLAAREVKLAGAELKLTPIEYNLLKLLARNLGRVITQKQILKDVWGPNATEQAQYLRVYVAHLRKKLGDAAGVQIRNEPGIGYRMVAVDGVME from the coding sequence ATGAGTGCTTCCCCGATACCTGGTCAAAGTCGTGCCCTCGTGGTGGATGACGAGGTGCAACTGCGGCGCTTGCTGCGTCTGGCGCTGGAGAGCAAAGGCTATGAAGTCTTTGAGGCCGGGACCGGCTCTCTCGGCCTCTCTGAGGCGGCGTTCCGTCACCCCGATGTCATCCTGCTCGATCTCGGGCTGCCGGACATGGATGGACTGGAGGTGCTCAAGCGGCTCCGCGAATGGACTGAGACCCCGGTGCTTGTTCTGTCTGTTCGTGATCAGGAGGCCATCAAGGTGGCGGCGCTGGAGAACGGCGCGGACGATTATGTCACGAAGCCTTTCTCAACCGCGGAACTGGCGGCCCGTCTGGGGGCCATTCAAAGACGTCGCAAAACGCCGGAGGAGCCGTCGCTGGAACTGGGGAAGTTATTCCTCGATCTCGCCGCACGGGAGGTGAAGCTGGCCGGTGCCGAGCTCAAGCTTACGCCGATCGAGTACAACCTGCTCAAGCTGCTGGCCCGCAATCTGGGCAGAGTGATCACGCAGAAGCAGATCCTGAAAGACGTGTGGGGCCCCAACGCCACCGAACAGGCCCAGTACCTGCGCGTGTATGTGGCCCATCTGCGCAAGAAGCTGGGAGACGCGGCAGGCGTGCAGATCCGCAATGAGCCGGGGATTGGTTACCGGATGGTGGCGGTCGATGGAGTGATGGAGTGA
- a CDS encoding sensor histidine kinase encodes MTEPHRPDPDALLAELQRAEKESRLGRLFIFLGMCPGVGKTYAMLQAARQRQKEGVKVMVGVVETHGRSETAALLKDLEVLPRRKLEHRGHILEEFDLDAVLQQRPELVLVDELAHTNAPGSRHFKRYQDVIELIGAGLDVYTTVNVQHIESQVDIVRQITGITIQETVPDSILDHAHEIELVDLSVEKLLDRMAAGKVYLGDRAEWAVSNFFKEGNLTALREMALRFTAEHVDRDLEDIRRAKRVSTAWKTNARLLVGVGPSPYSESLIRWTRRAANRLSCPWIVAWVEGSKRLVPADEERLSRSLALARKLGAEVVSVTGEDVAASLLQIARDRNVSQIVVGKPGNRAWRHRSLSDRLVQESGDIDVCMVRPELAGGSARSDKLQPVELPAGLVAEYVWALGLTFAVALLGWLLLPYTGYVFAGLVFLLAVIVAAVRLGRGPVLTMAALSAFTWDYFFIPPRFTLHINQPHDIVMFVMFFIVAFSMGHLTTRLRQREQAERRRQRQTAALLRVTQSAALTAEPDRGLEEALRAINEFLRADTAVVVRNMDRSLPHAVHEASTLKPSAKEWGVINWSYQNKQPAGRFTDTLPESEAAWFPLQTATSQMGVFGVRLSEKALMDFTTRQSIEAFALQLALVLEKEHFIFAVRHAELMEQSERLQRTLLDSVSHELKTPLAVIHAALEGLSDVKNPYVEEIHTASARLQRVVNHLLQMTRIESAAVQPVREWCLLGDLIEQARHSVGEVLDKHPLAMDIPADLPAVKLDPNLFAQALANILHNAAVYTPDGSPVEIHAALQHGGILAVRIADRGPGLPQNGEEQVFQKFYRGPGSPTGGTGLGLSISRALLRSLDGDVKASNRPDGGAEFVITLPVETLTTPSLP; translated from the coding sequence ATGACTGAACCCCACCGGCCAGATCCTGATGCCCTTTTGGCAGAGCTGCAGCGTGCCGAAAAGGAGTCCCGTCTGGGACGCCTCTTCATTTTCCTGGGCATGTGCCCGGGCGTGGGCAAGACGTACGCGATGCTGCAGGCAGCACGCCAGCGCCAGAAAGAAGGGGTGAAGGTGATGGTGGGGGTCGTGGAAACCCACGGGAGGTCGGAGACAGCCGCGCTGCTCAAGGATCTGGAGGTTCTGCCCCGCAGGAAGCTCGAGCATCGCGGGCACATCCTGGAGGAGTTTGACCTGGATGCAGTGCTCCAGCAGCGCCCCGAACTCGTTTTGGTGGACGAACTGGCGCACACCAATGCCCCTGGTTCCCGCCACTTCAAGCGGTATCAGGACGTGATAGAGCTCATTGGAGCGGGGCTGGATGTTTACACCACGGTGAATGTCCAGCACATCGAAAGCCAGGTGGACATCGTCCGTCAGATCACGGGCATCACCATTCAAGAGACCGTGCCGGACTCGATCCTTGATCATGCACACGAGATCGAGCTGGTGGATTTGAGCGTGGAAAAACTGCTCGACCGCATGGCGGCAGGCAAGGTGTATCTTGGAGACCGTGCGGAGTGGGCGGTGTCGAACTTCTTCAAGGAAGGCAACCTCACGGCCCTGCGGGAAATGGCGCTGCGTTTCACCGCCGAGCACGTGGATCGCGACCTGGAGGACATCCGCCGGGCGAAGCGGGTGAGCACGGCCTGGAAGACGAATGCCCGGTTGCTGGTGGGAGTGGGGCCCAGCCCGTACTCGGAGAGCCTCATCCGCTGGACGCGCCGGGCGGCCAACCGGCTTTCCTGCCCATGGATCGTGGCGTGGGTGGAGGGCTCCAAAAGACTGGTGCCGGCTGATGAAGAGCGTCTGTCCCGATCACTGGCGCTAGCCCGCAAACTGGGGGCGGAGGTGGTGAGTGTCACGGGGGAGGATGTGGCAGCTTCCCTGTTGCAGATCGCCCGAGACCGCAATGTGAGCCAGATCGTGGTCGGAAAACCAGGCAACAGAGCCTGGAGGCACCGATCATTGTCTGACCGGCTGGTTCAGGAAAGTGGTGACATCGACGTCTGCATGGTGCGGCCGGAACTGGCTGGTGGTTCAGCCAGGTCGGACAAACTACAGCCCGTTGAGCTTCCTGCCGGTCTGGTTGCCGAGTATGTCTGGGCGCTGGGGCTCACGTTCGCCGTGGCGCTGCTTGGCTGGCTGCTCCTTCCTTATACAGGTTATGTTTTTGCAGGTCTTGTCTTCCTGCTGGCGGTGATCGTTGCCGCCGTCCGCCTCGGCAGGGGGCCGGTGCTGACCATGGCCGCGCTGAGTGCTTTCACCTGGGACTATTTCTTCATTCCGCCCCGTTTCACGCTCCACATCAACCAGCCGCATGACATCGTCATGTTCGTGATGTTCTTCATTGTGGCCTTCAGCATGGGCCACCTGACCACGCGACTGCGGCAGCGCGAGCAGGCAGAACGCCGGAGGCAGCGGCAGACTGCCGCCCTCTTGCGAGTCACCCAGAGCGCCGCCCTTACGGCAGAGCCAGATCGTGGTCTTGAGGAGGCGCTGCGCGCTATCAATGAATTCCTGCGTGCCGACACAGCCGTGGTGGTGCGAAATATGGACCGATCACTGCCGCACGCGGTCCATGAGGCCAGCACCCTCAAGCCAAGCGCCAAAGAGTGGGGGGTGATCAATTGGAGCTATCAAAACAAGCAGCCTGCCGGTCGCTTCACGGACACGCTGCCCGAGTCTGAGGCCGCCTGGTTCCCCTTGCAGACGGCGACTTCCCAGATGGGGGTCTTTGGAGTGCGTTTGTCGGAAAAGGCCCTGATGGATTTCACGACCCGCCAGTCCATTGAGGCTTTTGCACTGCAACTGGCCTTGGTCCTGGAGAAGGAGCACTTCATTTTCGCCGTGCGGCATGCCGAGTTGATGGAGCAGTCCGAGCGTCTGCAGCGCACCTTGCTGGACAGCGTGTCTCACGAATTGAAGACGCCCCTTGCCGTCATTCATGCGGCACTGGAGGGGCTGTCAGATGTGAAGAACCCGTACGTGGAGGAGATTCACACTGCCTCGGCGCGGTTGCAGCGGGTCGTGAATCATCTGTTGCAGATGACTCGCATCGAGTCCGCGGCGGTCCAGCCCGTGCGGGAGTGGTGCCTGCTGGGAGATCTGATTGAGCAGGCCCGCCACTCCGTGGGGGAGGTGCTCGACAAGCATCCACTTGCGATGGACATTCCTGCAGACCTGCCTGCTGTGAAACTCGACCCCAATCTCTTCGCCCAGGCCCTCGCGAACATTCTTCACAATGCGGCAGTGTACACGCCGGACGGGAGCCCCGTGGAGATTCATGCAGCGCTGCAGCATGGCGGCATCCTTGCGGTTCGCATCGCGGATCGTGGCCCTGGTCTGCCGCAGAACGGGGAGGAGCAGGTGTTTCAGAAGTTTTACCGCGGACCCGGCAGCCCCACCGGAGGCACGGGACTGGGGCTTTCCATCTCGCGCGCCTTGCTGCGCTCGCTGGATGGAGACGTAAAAGCCTCGAACCGGCCCGACGGAGGGGCAGAGTTTGTCATCACACTGCCTGTAGAGACGCTGACCACCCCCTCACTGCCATGA
- a CDS encoding potassium-transporting ATPase subunit C, whose amino-acid sequence MKSQVNDHFPIRILGLYAVVLVVLFLFFSGVAHFLRSHREGQKLSIPDEKVVAEQLLAGKLTGPRYFKLGESTVETPHPYLSSFQARQQVEGIAKERGLDAEGIKRVEALIDKLTEPPPSRAIGTDRLNVWRLNLALDELP is encoded by the coding sequence ATGAAGTCCCAGGTCAATGACCATTTTCCGATTCGCATCCTCGGCCTCTATGCCGTTGTGCTGGTGGTGCTGTTTCTCTTTTTCTCGGGCGTCGCCCACTTTTTGCGAAGCCACCGCGAGGGGCAAAAACTCTCCATTCCCGATGAGAAAGTCGTGGCGGAACAGCTCCTGGCCGGGAAGCTGACCGGGCCACGTTACTTCAAGCTTGGTGAGTCCACTGTGGAAACGCCCCACCCCTATCTGAGCTCCTTCCAGGCACGCCAGCAGGTCGAAGGGATTGCCAAAGAGCGCGGCCTGGATGCTGAGGGCATCAAAAGAGTGGAGGCACTCATCGACAAGCTCACAGAGCCACCACCCTCGCGTGCCATTGGCACTGACCGGTTAAATGTCTGGCGTCTCAATCTGGCGCTGGACGAGCTGCCGTAA
- the kdpC gene encoding K(+)-transporting ATPase subunit C: MKSFLLDVRGAVVSTLVFVVVLCGIYPVVVWAVAQGVFRDKANGSLIRDADGTLRGSSLLGQNFTGEAWFQPRPSAAGANGYDAASSGGSNLGPTSQKLADAVKDRIASYRESNGLKADEPVPADAVTASGSGLDPHISLRNAELQTARVARARKLSEDQVRSLVQTCIEGPGLGVLGDAGVNVLRLNLALEKLSSTMK, encoded by the coding sequence ATGAAATCGTTCTTGCTTGATGTGCGTGGGGCGGTGGTCTCCACCCTGGTCTTTGTGGTGGTGCTTTGTGGCATCTATCCCGTGGTGGTCTGGGCAGTTGCCCAAGGCGTCTTTCGGGACAAGGCCAATGGCAGCCTGATCAGAGATGCCGACGGCACCCTCCGGGGTTCTTCTCTGCTGGGGCAGAACTTTACCGGGGAGGCCTGGTTTCAACCGCGTCCTTCAGCCGCCGGTGCCAATGGCTATGATGCGGCCAGCTCCGGCGGGTCCAACCTCGGCCCCACCTCACAAAAGCTGGCGGATGCCGTGAAGGATCGCATAGCCTCCTATCGTGAAAGCAATGGGCTCAAGGCGGATGAACCGGTGCCTGCCGATGCGGTGACAGCTTCTGGCAGCGGACTGGATCCTCACATCAGCCTGCGCAATGCCGAACTGCAGACTGCCAGGGTGGCCCGGGCGAGAAAACTGTCTGAAGACCAGGTGCGCAGCCTTGTTCAGACCTGCATTGAGGGGCCTGGTCTGGGCGTGCTGGGAGATGCGGGGGTCAATGTGCTCCGCTTGAACCTGGCTCTGGAGAAACTGTCTTCTACGATGAAATAA
- the kdpB gene encoding potassium-transporting ATPase subunit KdpB: MSHQVPSLFDWKIAGPAIGESFKKLDPRLMIRNPVMFVTLVGAVLTTVSIFTAPVDRFFIVQLAIWLWFTVLFANFAEAMAEGRGKAQADSLRKARKDTVARRVRSGKEERVPAPELQKGDVVVCDAGDVIPADGEVIEGIASVDEAAITGESAPVIRESGGDRSAVTGGTRVISDRIIIRITSEKGNTFLDRMISMVEGAKRQKTPNEIALTILLSALTLIFLLVVVTLKPFGIYAGTNFTIPVLIALLVCLIPTTIGGLLSAIGISGIDRLIRRNVMATSGRAVEAAGDIDVLLLDKTGTITIGNRMASDFRPAAGVTEQELADAAQLASLADETPEGRSIVVLAKEKFNIRGREVAEPHATFIPFTAQTRMSGVDIDGRSVRKGAAESVRRYVEEKGGLYPAEVEKSVEAAARAGRTPLVVVDGQKVLGVVELKDVVKGGIKERFAQLRKMGIRTVMITGDNPMTAAAIAAEAGVDDFMAQATPEDKLKRIRSEQAQGHLVAMTGDGTNDAPALAQADVGVAMNTGTQAAREAGNMVDLDSNPTKLIEIVEIGKQLLMTRGSLTTFSIANDVAKYFAIIPAMLMVTFPAIAPLNIMGLASPQSAILSAIIFNALIIIALIPLALRGVQYRPVGAVAVLQRNLCIYGLGGLILPFAGIKAIDVIITTLNLA, translated from the coding sequence ATGTCCCACCAAGTTCCCTCCCTCTTTGACTGGAAGATCGCCGGTCCGGCGATTGGAGAGTCGTTCAAGAAACTCGATCCGCGCCTGATGATCAGAAACCCCGTCATGTTCGTGACGCTGGTTGGTGCGGTGTTGACCACTGTGAGCATCTTCACGGCCCCGGTGGACCGCTTCTTTATCGTCCAGCTGGCCATCTGGCTCTGGTTCACTGTCCTGTTTGCCAACTTCGCGGAGGCCATGGCCGAAGGCCGCGGCAAGGCCCAGGCTGATTCTCTGCGGAAAGCCCGCAAGGATACGGTCGCCCGCCGCGTGCGCAGCGGCAAGGAGGAGCGGGTGCCTGCTCCCGAGTTGCAAAAGGGTGACGTCGTGGTGTGCGACGCTGGCGATGTCATCCCCGCTGATGGCGAGGTGATTGAAGGCATTGCCAGCGTGGATGAGGCCGCGATCACTGGCGAGTCTGCCCCGGTCATTCGTGAAAGCGGCGGTGATCGCAGCGCTGTCACCGGCGGCACACGGGTCATCAGTGACCGCATCATCATCCGGATCACATCGGAAAAGGGCAACACCTTCCTGGATCGCATGATCTCGATGGTGGAAGGTGCCAAGCGCCAGAAGACGCCCAATGAGATAGCCCTGACGATCCTGCTCTCGGCCCTCACGTTGATCTTCCTGCTGGTGGTGGTGACGTTGAAACCCTTCGGCATCTATGCTGGCACGAACTTCACCATCCCGGTGCTCATCGCCCTTCTGGTGTGCCTCATCCCCACCACCATCGGTGGACTGCTGAGCGCCATCGGCATCAGTGGCATCGACCGCCTGATCCGTCGCAATGTCATGGCCACCAGTGGTCGTGCGGTGGAGGCTGCGGGGGATATTGACGTGCTCCTGCTCGACAAGACGGGCACCATCACCATCGGCAACCGCATGGCTTCGGACTTTCGTCCCGCGGCCGGGGTCACTGAACAGGAGCTGGCGGACGCTGCGCAACTGGCCTCGCTGGCTGACGAAACTCCAGAAGGCCGCAGCATCGTGGTGCTCGCCAAGGAGAAGTTCAACATCCGTGGTCGGGAGGTGGCGGAGCCCCATGCCACCTTCATCCCCTTCACGGCGCAGACGCGCATGAGCGGGGTGGATATTGACGGGCGGAGCGTGCGCAAAGGCGCGGCAGAGTCCGTCCGGCGCTATGTGGAGGAGAAGGGCGGTCTCTATCCCGCCGAGGTGGAGAAGAGCGTGGAAGCCGCCGCTCGCGCGGGTCGCACGCCCCTTGTGGTGGTGGATGGTCAGAAGGTGTTGGGCGTGGTGGAGCTCAAGGACGTGGTGAAAGGGGGGATCAAGGAGCGCTTTGCCCAGCTGCGCAAGATGGGCATCCGCACTGTGATGATCACCGGGGACAATCCGATGACCGCCGCCGCCATTGCCGCGGAAGCGGGCGTGGATGACTTCATGGCCCAGGCCACACCGGAGGACAAGCTCAAGCGCATTCGCTCCGAGCAGGCGCAGGGCCATCTGGTGGCCATGACCGGGGACGGCACCAATGATGCCCCGGCCCTGGCCCAGGCGGATGTGGGCGTGGCCATGAACACCGGCACCCAGGCCGCGCGTGAAGCCGGCAACATGGTGGATCTGGACAGCAACCCCACGAAGCTCATCGAGATTGTGGAGATTGGGAAACAACTCCTCATGACCCGGGGCTCGCTGACCACCTTCAGCATTGCCAACGATGTGGCGAAGTACTTCGCCATCATCCCTGCCATGCTCATGGTCACGTTCCCGGCCATTGCCCCGCTCAACATCATGGGCCTGGCCTCGCCGCAAAGCGCGATCCTGAGCGCCATCATCTTCAATGCGCTCATCATCATTGCCCTCATCCCGCTCGCCTTGCGCGGGGTGCAATACCGCCCGGTCGGTGCGGTGGCGGTGCTCCAGCGCAACCTTTGCATCTACGGGCTCGGTGGCCTCATCCTGCCCTTCGCAGGCATCAAGGCCATCGACGTCATCATCACGACTCTTAACCTCGCTTGA
- the kdpA gene encoding potassium-transporting ATPase subunit KdpA encodes MHTSDWLQLALFVGLLALITKPLGIYLTKVLDANGKTLLDPVVGPLERLTYAVMGVDRTREQNWKQYTVAMLLFSLAGCALTYAILRLQHLLPFNPQGLGPLNHHLAFNTAISFTTNTNWQSYGGEGTMSYFSQMVGLTLHNFTSAATGIAIAAALVRGITRHSAGVLGNFWVDLVRCTYYLLLPLSLVFAVFLVSQGMIQNFKPYDTATLLEPQKVLVEKKNEAGESILGADGKPVMEEQVITTQTIVQGPMASQVAIKMLGTNGGGFVNANAAHPYENPTPLSNFLQMLSIFAIGSGLTYYLGRMTNNQAHGWSVWGAMMVLFLAGVITCWWAEAQGNPIHQGLGVALGDGNMEGKEVRFGIFNSSLFATITTAASCGAVNSMHDSFTAIGGLVPLFMMELGEVVIGGVGAGLYGMLVFVVLAVFIAGLMVGRTPEYLGKKIQAYDVKMAMLSLLVLCLSILGFTAWAAVSDWGLAGLNNAGPHGFSEMLYAYSSATGNNGSAFAGLTANPANGDPHYNVTLGLAMLIGRFLMIIPIMALAGSLVQKKIAPPSVGTFPVAGVTFTILLIGTVLLVGALNFLPALALGPIVEHFLMLKGQLF; translated from the coding sequence ATGCATACATCAGACTGGCTTCAGCTTGCCCTCTTTGTCGGGCTGCTGGCCCTCATTACCAAGCCGCTGGGCATCTACCTCACGAAGGTGCTGGATGCCAACGGCAAAACGCTGCTGGACCCCGTGGTGGGTCCGCTGGAGCGGTTGACCTACGCTGTCATGGGCGTGGACCGCACCCGGGAGCAAAACTGGAAGCAATACACTGTGGCCATGCTGCTCTTCAGCCTGGCAGGTTGTGCGCTCACCTACGCAATCCTGCGTCTGCAACACCTGTTGCCCTTCAATCCCCAGGGCCTCGGTCCCTTGAACCATCATCTGGCATTCAATACGGCCATCAGCTTCACCACCAACACGAACTGGCAGAGCTACGGTGGCGAGGGGACAATGTCCTACTTCTCCCAGATGGTGGGGCTCACGCTGCACAACTTCACTTCGGCCGCCACGGGGATCGCCATCGCGGCTGCCCTGGTCCGCGGCATCACACGTCATTCCGCAGGTGTGTTGGGGAATTTCTGGGTCGATCTGGTTCGATGCACCTACTATCTCCTGCTCCCTTTGAGCCTGGTGTTTGCGGTGTTCCTGGTCTCCCAGGGCATGATCCAGAACTTCAAACCGTATGACACGGCCACGCTCCTGGAGCCGCAGAAGGTACTGGTGGAGAAGAAGAACGAGGCGGGTGAGTCCATCCTGGGTGCAGACGGCAAGCCCGTCATGGAGGAGCAGGTGATCACGACGCAAACCATTGTGCAGGGGCCCATGGCCTCCCAGGTGGCGATCAAGATGCTGGGCACCAACGGCGGCGGCTTTGTGAACGCCAATGCGGCGCACCCCTATGAGAACCCCACTCCGCTCTCCAACTTTCTACAGATGCTCTCTATCTTCGCGATCGGCAGCGGGCTGACTTACTATCTCGGTCGCATGACCAACAACCAGGCACACGGCTGGTCGGTCTGGGGGGCGATGATGGTTCTTTTTCTGGCGGGGGTGATCACCTGCTGGTGGGCAGAGGCTCAGGGCAATCCCATCCACCAGGGGCTCGGCGTCGCGCTGGGCGATGGCAACATGGAGGGCAAGGAGGTCCGCTTTGGCATCTTCAACTCCTCCCTCTTCGCCACCATCACCACGGCGGCCTCTTGTGGGGCCGTCAACTCGATGCACGACTCCTTCACCGCCATCGGCGGACTGGTGCCGTTGTTCATGATGGAGCTGGGTGAGGTGGTCATTGGCGGGGTGGGGGCCGGGCTCTACGGCATGCTCGTCTTTGTGGTGCTCGCGGTGTTCATCGCTGGACTGATGGTGGGTCGCACGCCTGAGTACCTCGGAAAGAAAATCCAGGCCTACGATGTGAAGATGGCCATGCTCTCCCTGCTGGTCCTGTGCCTTTCCATTCTTGGCTTCACCGCCTGGGCAGCCGTCAGTGACTGGGGGCTGGCCGGGCTGAACAACGCCGGCCCGCACGGGTTCAGTGAGATGCTCTATGCCTACAGCTCCGCCACGGGCAACAACGGCAGCGCTTTTGCCGGCCTCACGGCAAATCCTGCCAACGGGGATCCTCACTACAACGTGACGCTGGGCTTGGCGATGCTCATTGGCCGGTTTCTCATGATCATCCCGATCATGGCGCTCGCGGGCTCGCTGGTGCAGAAGAAAATAGCACCGCCCAGTGTGGGTACCTTCCCGGTGGCGGGAGTGACCTTCACCATCTTGCTGATCGGCACGGTGCTGCTCGTCGGCGCTCTCAACTTCCTTCCCGCCCTCGCCCTGGGGCCGATTGTCGAGCACTTCCTGATGCTCAAGGGCCAGCTCTTCTAA
- the kdpF gene encoding K(+)-transporting ATPase subunit F encodes METILVGGVALLLFIYLFTAMIRPEKF; translated from the coding sequence ATGGAAACCATCCTCGTGGGCGGCGTCGCGCTGCTCCTCTTCATCTACCTTTTCACGGCCATGATCCGGCCGGAAAAGTTCTAG